The Chloroflexus aggregans DSM 9485 genome segment TAGCTGCCGCCTCGATCACTTCCCAGACGTTGATCCCCATCCGGTCACAGAGAAGAGCCAACTCGTTGACTAAGGCAATATTGACCGCCCGAAAGATGTTCTCAAACAATTTGGTCAACTCGGCCACATCTGGCGAGCTGACCGGCACCACTCGGTTGGTGATGTAGCCGTAGAAGGCCCCGGCCAGTTCGGTACATTGTGGGGTAATTCCACCGACGACTTTAGGGGTGTTTTCAACACTATACCCTTTGCTACTCGTCTGCCCAGGATCGATCCGTTCGGGAGAGAAGGCCAGAAAGATCTGTTCACCGACACGTAACCCACTCCGCTCGATCCGAGGCTTGATCAGTTCACGGGTCGTACCGGGGTAGGTCGTACTCTCGAGAATCACCAACTGACCGGGTCGAATACTGGCGGCGACATCATTGCTTGCCGCTTCTACATAGCGCATGTCGGGTTCGCGGGTCGCATTGAGCGGCGTCGGTACACAGATCACGAGGATATCACACTCACTCATGCGTCGCATATCCGTGGTTGCCTCGATCCGGCCTGCCTCGCGTAGCGCGGCCAACGCCGTGCCCGCCACATCACCGATATAGCTCTCACCGCGATTGACCTGCTCCACCCGCATCGGGCTTACATCAAACCCAAGCACACGAAAGCCAACCCGACCGGCACGCTCGGCCAGCGGCAAGCCCACGTAGCCCAAACCGATGACACCAACACAGACCGACCGATCGTGGATGCGGTTCATTAATGTGTGAAACATAGTTTGTCAGCTCCGAATTGAGTAAGTTCTCTCAATAGCGGGTATTATAGGCGAGAGTATCGTCGTCGCCGCCAAAGCCACATTCCGCTCCCGGCAACGACCATCCCGGCCACCAAACCGGCGCCAAACGCCAGCCACGCCAACCGTGACCGCAACACCGTCGTGAGTCGCGTCATCCAGCCAGTCTGAGTAGGACGGGCCAGCAGATAATCGGCCACAATCGCCGCTTCGGATGGAGGTACGCCAAGGTTCGGCATTTGCGAGCCTCGGTTATCCCAACGCGGCTCCACGATCTGATTAATAATCCACTGACGGACTGCTGCTTCACCGGAAAGTGCACGGACTGCTGCCCGTGCTTCCCGTGTGGAAAGCCATGGCTCTTCATTAAGTTGATCGAGTTCGTCTAACAGTTGTCGGTATTGCGGATTATTCAACCGAGCCTGAATATTGGCGATGAGCAATTCACGATTTAACGGCGGCCCGGCAGCGCCGCCAAAGCCACTATCCCCATTGATCTGATGACATCCCAGACAGCCGCGTTCGCGAATAATTTGACGCGGGTCGTCCACTTGTGTGGGTCGGTAGGGGTAGCTATTGGTGGAGTCGGGTACGATCTT includes the following:
- a CDS encoding nucleotide sugar dehydrogenase gives rise to the protein MFHTLMNRIHDRSVCVGVIGLGYVGLPLAERAGRVGFRVLGFDVSPMRVEQVNRGESYIGDVAGTALAALREAGRIEATTDMRRMSECDILVICVPTPLNATREPDMRYVEAASNDVAASIRPGQLVILESTTYPGTTRELIKPRIERSGLRVGEQIFLAFSPERIDPGQTSSKGYSVENTPKVVGGITPQCTELAGAFYGYITNRVVPVSSPDVAELTKLFENIFRAVNIALVNELALLCDRMGINVWEVIEAAATKPYGFMKFTPGPGLGGHCIPIDPFYLTWKARSFDLTTRFIELAGEINTQMPRHVHDLVVRTLNRARKPLNGSTIILLGIAYKPDVDDYRESPAFKVYDLLTADGATVIPCDPHITEFELHDGRRMQTVPLTDDLLRSCDCAVIITNHNAFDYERIATLAPAIVDTRNATRHLQGPLREKITVL